The Streptomyces hundungensis genome contains the following window.
CCTCGCCGAACCGCATGCTGACGATGCGGCGTTCGCGTTCGGTGAGTTCACCCATCAGCGGGGCCAGGGACCGGAGGTTCTCGACCTTCTCCATCCCCGGGTCCTCCGCGCCGATGAAGTCCACGAGCGTACGGCTGCGGCCCCCGGCCGTCCCGCCCGCCTCTTCGGCGTCGGCGGACATGTCGAGGGAGCCCGCGGTGTAGCCGTTGGCCGCGACCAGGCCCTCGACCACTTCTTCCTCGTCCCGGTTCAGATGCGCCGCCAGCTCGCGCACCGTCGGGTCGCGGTCCAGATCGCGGGCCAGGCTCTCCTTGGCCTTCGCGATGTCCACGCGAAGCTCCTGGAGGCGGCGCGGCACGTGCACGGCCCACGTGGTGTCACGGAAGAACCGCTTGATCTCGCCCACGATGTACGGCACGGCGAACGAGGTGAACTCCACCTCGCGCGACAGCTCGAACCGGTCGATCGCCTTGATCAGGCCGATCGTGCCGACCTGGATCACGTCCTCCATCTCGCCGCTTCCCCGGTTGCGGAAGCGGCCGGCCGCGAAGCGCACCAGCGACAGGTTCATCTCGATGAGCGTGTTGCGTGCGTACTGGTACTCCGCCGTGCCCTCTTCCAAGACCTGGAGCTGCTCGAAGAACACCTTGGAAAGCTCGCGGGCGTCCTTCGGCGCGACCTTCCCCGCATCCTCCACCCAAGGCAACTCCCCCACCCCGGGATCCATGGTCGTGGCTGCCGTCCGGTCCGTCCGCTCCGGTCCCGTCACCTGCGCCGCTGCCATGAGGACAACCTCCCTAGTCACCGTGATTCATCTGTCGAAGCCCTCGGGTGCCCCCTTCGATCGGGATCATGCACCGGGTCCCCCGACTGGCCGAAGGCGGTGTTCTGGGAGGTGATGTTCGGGGCGCTAGCGCGGCAGGGCGACGCAGACGTTCTTGCCGCCGTCGAGGCTCGGCGTGACGGCCACGCTGCGCGCCAGCTTGCGGACCAGGGGCCAGCCGAAGCCGCCCTCGTACCCGCGAAGATCGGGCACGCGCTCGTGCGGCGGTTCGGGGCTCGGGTCCCGGACGCTGATGTGCAGCGAGCGGCGGTCGGCGGCCAGGCGCAGCGCCGTGGCGCCGCCCGCGTGCCGCAGGGCGTTGG
Protein-coding sequences here:
- a CDS encoding RNA polymerase sigma factor SigF: MAAAQVTGPERTDRTAATTMDPGVGELPWVEDAGKVAPKDARELSKVFFEQLQVLEEGTAEYQYARNTLIEMNLSLVRFAAGRFRNRGSGEMEDVIQVGTIGLIKAIDRFELSREVEFTSFAVPYIVGEIKRFFRDTTWAVHVPRRLQELRVDIAKAKESLARDLDRDPTVRELAAHLNRDEEEVVEGLVAANGYTAGSLDMSADAEEAGGTAGGRSRTLVDFIGAEDPGMEKVENLRSLAPLMGELTERERRIVSMRFGEELTQAEIGAELGVSQMQVSRLLSRILTKLRAGMTEEQPAHA
- a CDS encoding ATP-binding protein, which encodes MARPPASTGASPDTVELTTGPATPAEARDEARTFLSALAPLPSRESAENVLLVVSELVTNALRHAGGATALRLAADRRSLHISVRDPSPEPPHERVPDLRGYEGGFGWPLVRKLARSVAVTPSLDGGKNVCVALPR